The following proteins come from a genomic window of Ochotona princeps isolate mOchPri1 chromosome 14, mOchPri1.hap1, whole genome shotgun sequence:
- the RGP1 gene encoding RAB6A-GEF complex partner protein 2: MIEVVAELSRGPVFLAGEVLECMVTVTNPLPPTATSASSEALAWASAQIHCQLHASESRVALPPPDSNQPDVQPDSQTVFLPHRGERGQCILSTPPKILFCDLRLDPGESKSYSYSEALPIDGPPSFRGQSVKYVYKLTIGCQRVNSPITLLRVPLRVLVLTGLQDVWFPQDEAVAPSSPFLEEDEGGKKDSWLTELAGERLMATTSCRSLHLYNISDGQGKVGTFGIFKSVYRLGEDVVGTLNLGEGTVACLQFSVSLQTEERVQPEYQRRRGAGGVPSVSHVTHARHQESCLHTTRTSFSLPIPLSCTPGFCTAIVSLKWRLHFEFVTSREPGLVLLPPMEQSEPATWTGPEQVPVDTFSWDLPIKVLPTSPTLASYAAPGPSTSTITI, encoded by the exons ATGATTGAAGTGgtagctgagctgagccgagGTCCTGTGTTTCTGGCTGGGGAGGTGCTTGAGTGTATGGTGACGGTCACCAACCCCCTTCCCCCCACAGCCACTTCAGCATCCAG TGAGGCTTTGGCATGGGCCAGTGCCCAGATCCACTGCCAGTTACATGCCAGTGAGAGTCGAGTAGCCCTGCCTCCCCCTGACTCCAATCAGCCAGATGTGCAGCCTGACAGCCAGACCGTGTTTCTGCCACATCGAG GTGAAAGAGGTCAGTGTATTCTTTCTACTCCACCAAAAATTCTGTTCTGTGACCTGAGGCTGGACCCGGGGGAGTCCAAATCAT acTCCTACAGTGAAGCACTGCCCATAGACGGACCACCCTCCTTTCGAGGTCAGTCAGTCAAGTATGTCTACAAGCTGACCATTGGCTGCCAGCGCGTCAACTCACCCATCACTTTGCTCAGGGTCCCTTTGAGGGTTCTTGTGCTTACTG GCCTGCAAGATGTCTGGTTTCCCCAGGATGAGGCTGTAGCCCCATCCAGTCCTTTCTTGGAAGAGGatgaaggagggaagaaggattCATGGCTGACCGAGCTTGCCGGGGAGCGCCTTATGGCTACCACATCCTGCCGCAGCCTCC ATCTGTACAATATCAGTGATGGCCAAGGGAAGGTTGGGACATTTGGCATCTTCAAATCTGTATACAGACTCGGTGAGGACGTGGTGGGGACCTTGAACTTAGGAGAAGGAACCGTAGCTTGTTTACAG TTTTCCGTGAGCTTGCAGACTGAAGAGCGTGTTCAGCCTGAGTACCAGCGGCGCCGGGGGGCAGGAGGTGTCCCCTCTGTGTCCCATGTAACTCATGCGCGCCACCAGGAGTCCTGCCTGCACACCACCAGGACCAGCTTCTCCCTCCCGATCCCGCTCAGCTGTACCCCAGGCTTCTGCACAGCCATCG TGTCCCTGAAGTGGAGATTGCATTTTGAATTTGTGACCTCGCGAGAGCCCGGTTTGGTGCTCCTTCCCCCCATGGAACAGTCTGAGCCTGCTACCTGGACAGGTCCTGAGCAAGTGCCTGTGGACACCTTCAGCTGGGACCTCCCCATCAAGGTGCTGCCTACAAGCCCCACCCTGGCCTCGTACGCTGCCCCAggccccagcaccagcaccataACCATCTGA
- the MSMP gene encoding prostate-associated microseminoprotein has protein sequence MRPSEMFLFKRIKGDSRQEAQSRPEQPARKLSRVQATGAARLALRMLWVGQAKGILGGWGILCLVMSLLLQHQGVHSKCYFQAQAPCQYEGKYFTLGESWLRKDCFHCTCLHPVGVGCCDTSQHPIDFPAECEVRQEPGTCQFSLVQKSDPQLPCKGRGPDLEWGSANTPVSGAPAPQAG, from the exons ATGAGGCCATCAGAAATGTTCCTCTTCAAAAGGATAAAAGGTGACTCCAG GCAAGAAGCACagagcagaccagagcagcccgCACGGAAGCTGAGCAGGGTCCAAGCAACGGGTGCTGCACGACTGGCTTTAAGGATGCTGTGGGTTGGGCAGGCCAAAGGGATCCTGGGAGGCTGGGGGATTCTCTGCTTGGTGATGTCTCTACTCCTCCAGCACCAAGGAGTGCACAGCAAGTGCTACTTCCAAGCTCAAG CCCCTTGTCAGTATGAAGGCAAGTACTTCACCCTGGGCGAGTCCTGGCTCCGCAAGGACTGTTTCCACTGCACCTGTCTGCACCCAGTCGGCGTGGGCTGCTGTGACAC GTCCCAGCATCCTATTGACTTCCCTGCTGAATGCGAGGTtcgccaggaacctggaacctgtcaGTTCTCCCTGGTGCAAAAATCTGACCCTCAGTTGCCCTGTAAAGGGAGAGGGCCCGATTTGGAGTGGGGCTCAGCCAACACGCCTGTTTCTGGGGCTCCTGCTCCCCAGGCTGGCTAA
- the CREB3 gene encoding cyclic AMP-responsive element-binding protein 3: MEGNAFFVCIAPGTWRTASATSAWEERTTHPDRPRGCMAQMDLALDPGEQDLLGFLLEQSGDLGETVEEELAEAPLDWELSEVLSDWEAKDLLDALLSPPVSLSSCQPSPVLHDHTYSLPQDYVSVEVDSGSCGQEETPPLCAEEPAEQEVATLMLTEEERRLLEKEGLTLPETLPLTKMEEQVLKRVRRKIRNKKSAQESRRKKKVYVGGLESRVLNYTAQNRELQNKVQLLEEQNLSLLDQLRKLQAMVIEISNKSSSSSTCVLVLLFSFCLLLVPAMYSLDSRGSLPAAHRVLSRQLRALPSEDPQQPDMCAPHLEGAKDSTDPSLAGSDYVLQASGNASCLLDYMPQPPGTESPLQEPFPDLFPQDPCPGPILVLPANRTTNEGQLPTHSPSSVILQDRYSG, from the exons ATGGAGGGAAACGCCTTCTTCGTTTGCATAGCCCCCGGGACGTGGCGCACCGCCTCGGCCACTTCCGCCTGGGAGGAAAGAACTACACATCCCGATAGGCCACGGGGCTGC ATGGCCCAGATGGACCTGGCGTTGGACCCCGGCGAGCAGGACCTGCTGGGCTTCCTGCTGGAACAGAGCGGAGATTTGGGGGAGACGGTCGAGGAGGAGTTGGCGGAGGCTCCCCTGGACTGGGAGCTGTCTGAG GTGCTGAGCGACTGGGAAGCCAAGGATTTGCTGGACGCCCTGCTGAGTCCGCCCGTGTCTCTCAGCTCGTGCCAGCCCTCCCCGGTGCTCCACGACCATACCTACTCACTCCCACAGGACTATGTCTCGGTGGAAGTAG ACAGTGGGAGCTGTGGTCAGGAGGAGACACCTCCGCTGTGTGCCGAGGAGCCCGCAGAGCAG GAAGTGGCTACGCTGATGCTGACCGAGGAGGAGCGGCGGCTGTTGGAGAAGGAGGGGCTTACCCTGCCTGAAACTCTCCCCCTCACTAAG ATGGAGGAGCAGGTTCTCAAACGAGTGCGGAGGAAGATTCGAAACAAAAAGTCTGCTCAGGAGAGCCGCCGGAAGAAGAAGGTgtacgtgggaggcctggagagcAG GGTCCTGAACTACACAGCCCAGAACCGGGAGCTGCAGAATAAAGTCCAGCTCCTGGAGGAACAAAATCT GTCCCTCCTGGATCAGCTGAGGAAGCTCCAGGCCATGGTGATCGAGATATcaaacaaaagcagcagcagcagcacctgtgtGCTG GTCCTGCTCTTCTCCTTTTGCCTCCTCCTGGTTCCAGCCATGTATTCCTTGGACAGCAGGGGGAGCCTGCCAGCTGCGCATAGAG tgttgtcccggcagctccgcgcCCTCCCCAGTGAGGACCCTCAGCAGCCGGACATGTGTGCCCCGCACTTGGAGGGAGCCAAGGACAGCACAGACCCATCGCTGGCTGGCTCAGACTATGTGCTCCAGGCCTCTGGCAACGCTTCCTGCCTGCTGGACTACATGCCTCAGCCTCCTGGCACGGAGTCTCCCCTGCAGGAGCCCTTCCCTGACCTCTTCCCACAGGACCCCTGCCCAGGCCCCATCCTTGTCCTGCCAGCAAACCGCACCACAAACGAGGGACAGCTGCCCACTCACAGCCCCTCATCTGTCATCTTACAGGACAGATACTCAGGTTAG
- the GBA2 gene encoding non-lysosomal glucosylceramidase isoform X2 — protein sequence MVVETQHPRNMGTGVPASEQISCAKGDLQVHCPEDAGVTEAVPVTDCGSPEASQSPTEPGGCNPEDSGQLMASYEGKARGYQVPPFGWRICLAHEFTEKRKPFHVNHVSLKNLIKHVGMGLRYLKWWYQKTQVEKKMPFIDMFNCIPLRQIYGCPLGGIGGGTITRGWRGQFCRWQLDPGIYQHRTVIADQFTVCLRRRGQTVYQQVLSLERPSVLRNWNWGLCGYFAFYHALYPRAWTVYQLPGQNVTLTCRQITPILPHDYKADTTVTHITTFDPDGTGQQVWQDLLQDGQLDSPTGQSAPSQKGVGIAGAVCVSSKLPARGQCRLEFSLAWDMPKIMFGAKGQVHHRRYTRFFGTDGDAAPALSHYALCRYADWEDRISAWQSPVLEDRSLPAWYKSALFNELYFMADGGTVWLEVPEDSLPEELGDSMSQLRPILRDYGRFGYLEGQEYRMYNTYDVHFYASFALVMLWPKLELSLQYDMALATLKEDLTRRRYLMSGEMGHVKRKNVIPHDIGDPDDEPWLRINAYLIHDTADWKDLNLKFVLQIYRDYYLTGDQAFLKDMWPVCLAVMESEMKFDKDHDGLIENGGYADQTYDGWVTTGPSAYCGGLWLAAVAVMVQMAALCGAQDVQDKFSSILHRGQEAYERLLWNGRYYNYDSSAQPQSRSVMSDQCAGQWFLKACGLGEGDTEVFPTPHVVRALQTIFELNVQAFAGGVMGAVNGMQPHGVPDRSSVQSDEVWVGVVYGLAATMIQEGLTWEGFRTAEGCYRTVWERLGLAFQTPEAYCQQQVFRSLAYMRPLSIWAMQLALQQQQEKKTSGQTAAQDREPSKGPKPGPKELP from the exons ATGGTCGTGGAGACCCAGCATCCAAGGAACATGGGAACCGGAGTCCCAGCCTCGGAGCAGATCAGCTGTGCTAAAGGAGACCTGCAGGTGCATTGCCCCGAAGATGCTGGAGTCACGGAGGCTGTGCCAGTTACGGACTGCGGGAGCCCTGAGGCCAGTCAATCCCCCACGGAGCCAGGCGGCTGTAACCCTGAGGACTCTGGGCAGCTGATGGCCTCCTATGAGGGTAAAGCCAGGGGCTACCAGGTACCTCCCTTTGGCTGGCGCATCTGCCTGGCTCATgagtttacagagaagaggaaacccTTTCATGTTAACCACGTCTCCTTGAAGAATTTGATTAAGCATGTGGGCATGGGCTTGAG GTACTTGAAGTGGTGGTACCAGAAGACTCAGGTGGAAAAGAAAATGCCTTTCATCGACATGTTCAATTGCATACCCCTGAGACAGATCTATG GTTGCCCCTTGGGCGGCATTGGGGGCGGCACGATCACCCGTGGATGGAGAGGTCAGTTCTGCCGTTGGCAGCTTGACCCTGGAATATACCAGCACCGGACAGTCATCGCTGACCAA TTCACAGTGTGCTTGCGTCGGAGAGGACAGACTGTATACCAGCAAGTCCTGTCACTGGAGCGCCCAAGCGTCCTCCGTAACTGGAACTGGGGCCTGTGCGGGTACTTTGCTTTCTACCATGCCCTCTATCCCCGAGCCTGGACCGTCTATCAGCTTCCTGGCCAGAACGTCACCCTCACCTGCCGCCAGATCACACCCATCTTGCCCCACGACTATAAG GCAGATACCACGGTCACCCACATCACAACCTTTGACCCTGATGGCactgggcagcaggtgtggcagGATCTACTCCAGGATGGACAGCTGGACTCCCCTACTG GACAAAGCGCCCCTTCGCAGAAGGGAGTGGGTATCGCAGGGGCTGTCTGCGTGTCAAGCAAACTACCAGCTCGAGGCCAGTGCCGCCTGGAGTTTTCACTGGCTTGGGACATGCCCAAGATCATGTTTGGAGCTAAGGGACAAGTCCACCACAG GCGGTACACACGGTTCTTTGGCACAGATGGTGACGCAGCACCTGCCCTGAGCCATTATGCACTGTGCCGATATGCAGATTGGGAAGACAGGATCTCCGCGTGGCAGAGCCCAGTACTGGAAGACAG ATCTTTGCCTGCCTGGTACAAATCTGCGCTGTTCAATGAACTGTACTTCATGGCTGACGGAGGCACGGTGTGGCTAGAGGTTCCTGAGGACTCCCTGCCGGAGGAACTGGGAGACAGCATGAGTCAGCTGCGCCCCATCCTCCGTGACTATGGCCGCTTTGGCTACCTTGAGG GCCAGGAGTACCGCATGTACAACACATATGATGTCCACTTCTATGCTTCCTTTGCTCTCGTCATGCTCTGGCCTAAACTCGAGCTCAGCCTACAGTATGACATGG ctctggccaccctGAAGGAGGACCTGACTCGGCGACGATACCTGATGAGTGGGGAGATGGGACATGTGAAAAGGAAGAATGTCATCCCTCATGATATTGGGGACCCAG ACGATGAGCCATGGCTCCGGATCAACGCATACTTGATCCATGACACTGCTGACTGGAAGGACCTGAACCTGAAGTTTGTGCTGCAGATTTATCGGGACTATTACCTGACAGGTGACCAAGCCTTCCTGAAGGACATGTGGCCTGTGTGTCTG GCTGTGATGGAGTCTGAAATGAAATTTGACAAGGACCATGATGGACTCATTGAGAATGGAGGCTACGCAGACCAGACCTATGATGGATGGGTCACCACCGGTCCCAG CGCTTACTGTGGAGGGCTGTGGCTGGCAGCCGTGGCCGTGATGGTTCAAATGGCTGCGCTGTGTGGGGCTCAGGACGTGCAGGATAAGTTCTCCTCCATCCTTCACCGGGGCCAAGAAGCCTATGAGAGACTGCTGTGGAATG GTCGTTACTACAACTATGACAGCAGTGCTCAGCCTCAGTCCCGTAGTGTCATGTCTGACCAGTGTGCTGGCCAATGGTTCCTGAAGGCCTGTGGCCTAGGAGAAGGAGACACTGAG GTATTTCCCACACCACATGTGGTCCGTGCACTCCAAACCATCTTCGAACTCAACGTGCAGGCCTTTGCAGGAGGAGTTATGGGGGCTGTGAATGGGATGCAGCCTCATGGTGTCCCCGACAGATCCAGCGTGCAGTCTGATGAAGTCTGGGTGGGTGTGGTCTACGGGCTGGCAGCCACCATGATCCAAGAG GGCCTGACTTGGGAAGGCTTCCGGACAGCGGAAGGCTGCTACCGCACCGTGTGGGAGCGCCTGGGCCTGGCCTTCCAGACCCCAGAGGCCTACTGCCAGCAGCAGGTGTTCCGTTCGCTGGCCTATATGCGACCCCTGAGCATCTGGGCCATGCAGCTGGCCCTGCAAcaacagcaagagaaaaagacCTCCGGGCAGACAGCTGCACAGGACAGAGAACCTAGCAAAGGGCCTAAACCTGGACCAAAGGAACTGCCTTAG
- the GBA2 gene encoding non-lysosomal glucosylceramidase isoform X3 has protein sequence MVAPWAALGAARSPVDGEVSSAVGSLTLEYTSTGQSSLTNSQCACVGEDRLYTSKSCHWSAQASSVTGTGACAGTLLSTMPSIPEPGPSISFLARTSPSPAARSHPSCPTTISCLPVGVFVWDVQNEGDEALDVSIMFSMRNGLGGGDDATGGLWNEPFRLERDGETVQGLLLHHPTPPNPYTMAVAARLTADTTVTHITTFDPDGTGQQVWQDLLQDGQLDSPTGQSAPSQKGVGIAGAVCVSSKLPARGQCRLEFSLAWDMPKIMFGAKGQVHHRRYTRFFGTDGDAAPALSHYALCRYADWEDRISAWQSPVLEDRSLPAWYKSALFNELYFMADGGTVWLEVPEDSLPEELGDSMSQLRPILRDYGRFGYLEGQEYRMYNTYDVHFYASFALVMLWPKLELSLQYDMALATLKEDLTRRRYLMSGEMGHVKRKNVIPHDIGDPDDEPWLRINAYLIHDTADWKDLNLKFVLQIYRDYYLTGDQAFLKDMWPVCLAVMESEMKFDKDHDGLIENGGYADQTYDGWVTTGPSAYCGGLWLAAVAVMVQMAALCGAQDVQDKFSSILHRGQEAYERLLWNGRYYNYDSSAQPQSRSVMSDQCAGQWFLKACGLGEGDTEVFPTPHVVRALQTIFELNVQAFAGGVMGAVNGMQPHGVPDRSSVQSDEVWVGVVYGLAATMIQEGLTWEGFRTAEGCYRTVWERLGLAFQTPEAYCQQQVFRSLAYMRPLSIWAMQLALQQQQEKKTSGQTAAQDREPSKGPKPGPKELP, from the exons ATG GTTGCCCCTTGGGCGGCATTGGGGGCGGCACGATCACCCGTGGATGGAGAGGTCAGTTCTGCCGTTGGCAGCTTGACCCTGGAATATACCAGCACCGGACAGTCATCGCTGACCAA TTCACAGTGTGCTTGCGTCGGAGAGGACAGACTGTATACCAGCAAGTCCTGTCACTGGAGCGCCCAAGCGTCCTCCGTAACTGGAACTGGGGCCTGTGCGGGTACTTTGCTTTCTACCATGCCCTCTATCCCCGAGCCTGGACCGTCTATCAGCTTCCTGGCCAGAACGTCACCCTCACCTGCCGCCAGATCACACCCATCTTGCCCCACGACTATAAG CTGCCTGCCTGTAGGAGTGTTTGTGTGGGACGTGCAGAACGAAGGGGACGAAGCTTTGGATGTGTCCATCATGTTTTCCATGCGCAACGGACTAGGGGGTGGAGATGATGCCACAGGGGGTTTGTGGAACGAGCCCTTCAGGCTGGAGCGAGACGGGGAGACTGTGCAGGGGCTGCTGCTGCACCACCCAACTCCACCAAATCCCTACACCATGGCTGTGGCTGCACGCCTCACG GCAGATACCACGGTCACCCACATCACAACCTTTGACCCTGATGGCactgggcagcaggtgtggcagGATCTACTCCAGGATGGACAGCTGGACTCCCCTACTG GACAAAGCGCCCCTTCGCAGAAGGGAGTGGGTATCGCAGGGGCTGTCTGCGTGTCAAGCAAACTACCAGCTCGAGGCCAGTGCCGCCTGGAGTTTTCACTGGCTTGGGACATGCCCAAGATCATGTTTGGAGCTAAGGGACAAGTCCACCACAG GCGGTACACACGGTTCTTTGGCACAGATGGTGACGCAGCACCTGCCCTGAGCCATTATGCACTGTGCCGATATGCAGATTGGGAAGACAGGATCTCCGCGTGGCAGAGCCCAGTACTGGAAGACAG ATCTTTGCCTGCCTGGTACAAATCTGCGCTGTTCAATGAACTGTACTTCATGGCTGACGGAGGCACGGTGTGGCTAGAGGTTCCTGAGGACTCCCTGCCGGAGGAACTGGGAGACAGCATGAGTCAGCTGCGCCCCATCCTCCGTGACTATGGCCGCTTTGGCTACCTTGAGG GCCAGGAGTACCGCATGTACAACACATATGATGTCCACTTCTATGCTTCCTTTGCTCTCGTCATGCTCTGGCCTAAACTCGAGCTCAGCCTACAGTATGACATGG ctctggccaccctGAAGGAGGACCTGACTCGGCGACGATACCTGATGAGTGGGGAGATGGGACATGTGAAAAGGAAGAATGTCATCCCTCATGATATTGGGGACCCAG ACGATGAGCCATGGCTCCGGATCAACGCATACTTGATCCATGACACTGCTGACTGGAAGGACCTGAACCTGAAGTTTGTGCTGCAGATTTATCGGGACTATTACCTGACAGGTGACCAAGCCTTCCTGAAGGACATGTGGCCTGTGTGTCTG GCTGTGATGGAGTCTGAAATGAAATTTGACAAGGACCATGATGGACTCATTGAGAATGGAGGCTACGCAGACCAGACCTATGATGGATGGGTCACCACCGGTCCCAG CGCTTACTGTGGAGGGCTGTGGCTGGCAGCCGTGGCCGTGATGGTTCAAATGGCTGCGCTGTGTGGGGCTCAGGACGTGCAGGATAAGTTCTCCTCCATCCTTCACCGGGGCCAAGAAGCCTATGAGAGACTGCTGTGGAATG GTCGTTACTACAACTATGACAGCAGTGCTCAGCCTCAGTCCCGTAGTGTCATGTCTGACCAGTGTGCTGGCCAATGGTTCCTGAAGGCCTGTGGCCTAGGAGAAGGAGACACTGAG GTATTTCCCACACCACATGTGGTCCGTGCACTCCAAACCATCTTCGAACTCAACGTGCAGGCCTTTGCAGGAGGAGTTATGGGGGCTGTGAATGGGATGCAGCCTCATGGTGTCCCCGACAGATCCAGCGTGCAGTCTGATGAAGTCTGGGTGGGTGTGGTCTACGGGCTGGCAGCCACCATGATCCAAGAG GGCCTGACTTGGGAAGGCTTCCGGACAGCGGAAGGCTGCTACCGCACCGTGTGGGAGCGCCTGGGCCTGGCCTTCCAGACCCCAGAGGCCTACTGCCAGCAGCAGGTGTTCCGTTCGCTGGCCTATATGCGACCCCTGAGCATCTGGGCCATGCAGCTGGCCCTGCAAcaacagcaagagaaaaagacCTCCGGGCAGACAGCTGCACAGGACAGAGAACCTAGCAAAGGGCCTAAACCTGGACCAAAGGAACTGCCTTAG
- the GBA2 gene encoding non-lysosomal glucosylceramidase isoform X1, translating into MVVETQHPRNMGTGVPASEQISCAKGDLQVHCPEDAGVTEAVPVTDCGSPEASQSPTEPGGCNPEDSGQLMASYEGKARGYQVPPFGWRICLAHEFTEKRKPFHVNHVSLKNLIKHVGMGLRYLKWWYQKTQVEKKMPFIDMFNCIPLRQIYGCPLGGIGGGTITRGWRGQFCRWQLDPGIYQHRTVIADQFTVCLRRRGQTVYQQVLSLERPSVLRNWNWGLCGYFAFYHALYPRAWTVYQLPGQNVTLTCRQITPILPHDYKDSCLPVGVFVWDVQNEGDEALDVSIMFSMRNGLGGGDDATGGLWNEPFRLERDGETVQGLLLHHPTPPNPYTMAVAARLTADTTVTHITTFDPDGTGQQVWQDLLQDGQLDSPTGQSAPSQKGVGIAGAVCVSSKLPARGQCRLEFSLAWDMPKIMFGAKGQVHHRRYTRFFGTDGDAAPALSHYALCRYADWEDRISAWQSPVLEDRSLPAWYKSALFNELYFMADGGTVWLEVPEDSLPEELGDSMSQLRPILRDYGRFGYLEGQEYRMYNTYDVHFYASFALVMLWPKLELSLQYDMALATLKEDLTRRRYLMSGEMGHVKRKNVIPHDIGDPDDEPWLRINAYLIHDTADWKDLNLKFVLQIYRDYYLTGDQAFLKDMWPVCLAVMESEMKFDKDHDGLIENGGYADQTYDGWVTTGPSAYCGGLWLAAVAVMVQMAALCGAQDVQDKFSSILHRGQEAYERLLWNGRYYNYDSSAQPQSRSVMSDQCAGQWFLKACGLGEGDTEVFPTPHVVRALQTIFELNVQAFAGGVMGAVNGMQPHGVPDRSSVQSDEVWVGVVYGLAATMIQEGLTWEGFRTAEGCYRTVWERLGLAFQTPEAYCQQQVFRSLAYMRPLSIWAMQLALQQQQEKKTSGQTAAQDREPSKGPKPGPKELP; encoded by the exons ATGGTCGTGGAGACCCAGCATCCAAGGAACATGGGAACCGGAGTCCCAGCCTCGGAGCAGATCAGCTGTGCTAAAGGAGACCTGCAGGTGCATTGCCCCGAAGATGCTGGAGTCACGGAGGCTGTGCCAGTTACGGACTGCGGGAGCCCTGAGGCCAGTCAATCCCCCACGGAGCCAGGCGGCTGTAACCCTGAGGACTCTGGGCAGCTGATGGCCTCCTATGAGGGTAAAGCCAGGGGCTACCAGGTACCTCCCTTTGGCTGGCGCATCTGCCTGGCTCATgagtttacagagaagaggaaacccTTTCATGTTAACCACGTCTCCTTGAAGAATTTGATTAAGCATGTGGGCATGGGCTTGAG GTACTTGAAGTGGTGGTACCAGAAGACTCAGGTGGAAAAGAAAATGCCTTTCATCGACATGTTCAATTGCATACCCCTGAGACAGATCTATG GTTGCCCCTTGGGCGGCATTGGGGGCGGCACGATCACCCGTGGATGGAGAGGTCAGTTCTGCCGTTGGCAGCTTGACCCTGGAATATACCAGCACCGGACAGTCATCGCTGACCAA TTCACAGTGTGCTTGCGTCGGAGAGGACAGACTGTATACCAGCAAGTCCTGTCACTGGAGCGCCCAAGCGTCCTCCGTAACTGGAACTGGGGCCTGTGCGGGTACTTTGCTTTCTACCATGCCCTCTATCCCCGAGCCTGGACCGTCTATCAGCTTCCTGGCCAGAACGTCACCCTCACCTGCCGCCAGATCACACCCATCTTGCCCCACGACTATAAG GACAGCTGCCTGCCTGTAGGAGTGTTTGTGTGGGACGTGCAGAACGAAGGGGACGAAGCTTTGGATGTGTCCATCATGTTTTCCATGCGCAACGGACTAGGGGGTGGAGATGATGCCACAGGGGGTTTGTGGAACGAGCCCTTCAGGCTGGAGCGAGACGGGGAGACTGTGCAGGGGCTGCTGCTGCACCACCCAACTCCACCAAATCCCTACACCATGGCTGTGGCTGCACGCCTCACG GCAGATACCACGGTCACCCACATCACAACCTTTGACCCTGATGGCactgggcagcaggtgtggcagGATCTACTCCAGGATGGACAGCTGGACTCCCCTACTG GACAAAGCGCCCCTTCGCAGAAGGGAGTGGGTATCGCAGGGGCTGTCTGCGTGTCAAGCAAACTACCAGCTCGAGGCCAGTGCCGCCTGGAGTTTTCACTGGCTTGGGACATGCCCAAGATCATGTTTGGAGCTAAGGGACAAGTCCACCACAG GCGGTACACACGGTTCTTTGGCACAGATGGTGACGCAGCACCTGCCCTGAGCCATTATGCACTGTGCCGATATGCAGATTGGGAAGACAGGATCTCCGCGTGGCAGAGCCCAGTACTGGAAGACAG ATCTTTGCCTGCCTGGTACAAATCTGCGCTGTTCAATGAACTGTACTTCATGGCTGACGGAGGCACGGTGTGGCTAGAGGTTCCTGAGGACTCCCTGCCGGAGGAACTGGGAGACAGCATGAGTCAGCTGCGCCCCATCCTCCGTGACTATGGCCGCTTTGGCTACCTTGAGG GCCAGGAGTACCGCATGTACAACACATATGATGTCCACTTCTATGCTTCCTTTGCTCTCGTCATGCTCTGGCCTAAACTCGAGCTCAGCCTACAGTATGACATGG ctctggccaccctGAAGGAGGACCTGACTCGGCGACGATACCTGATGAGTGGGGAGATGGGACATGTGAAAAGGAAGAATGTCATCCCTCATGATATTGGGGACCCAG ACGATGAGCCATGGCTCCGGATCAACGCATACTTGATCCATGACACTGCTGACTGGAAGGACCTGAACCTGAAGTTTGTGCTGCAGATTTATCGGGACTATTACCTGACAGGTGACCAAGCCTTCCTGAAGGACATGTGGCCTGTGTGTCTG GCTGTGATGGAGTCTGAAATGAAATTTGACAAGGACCATGATGGACTCATTGAGAATGGAGGCTACGCAGACCAGACCTATGATGGATGGGTCACCACCGGTCCCAG CGCTTACTGTGGAGGGCTGTGGCTGGCAGCCGTGGCCGTGATGGTTCAAATGGCTGCGCTGTGTGGGGCTCAGGACGTGCAGGATAAGTTCTCCTCCATCCTTCACCGGGGCCAAGAAGCCTATGAGAGACTGCTGTGGAATG GTCGTTACTACAACTATGACAGCAGTGCTCAGCCTCAGTCCCGTAGTGTCATGTCTGACCAGTGTGCTGGCCAATGGTTCCTGAAGGCCTGTGGCCTAGGAGAAGGAGACACTGAG GTATTTCCCACACCACATGTGGTCCGTGCACTCCAAACCATCTTCGAACTCAACGTGCAGGCCTTTGCAGGAGGAGTTATGGGGGCTGTGAATGGGATGCAGCCTCATGGTGTCCCCGACAGATCCAGCGTGCAGTCTGATGAAGTCTGGGTGGGTGTGGTCTACGGGCTGGCAGCCACCATGATCCAAGAG GGCCTGACTTGGGAAGGCTTCCGGACAGCGGAAGGCTGCTACCGCACCGTGTGGGAGCGCCTGGGCCTGGCCTTCCAGACCCCAGAGGCCTACTGCCAGCAGCAGGTGTTCCGTTCGCTGGCCTATATGCGACCCCTGAGCATCTGGGCCATGCAGCTGGCCCTGCAAcaacagcaagagaaaaagacCTCCGGGCAGACAGCTGCACAGGACAGAGAACCTAGCAAAGGGCCTAAACCTGGACCAAAGGAACTGCCTTAG